The Salvelinus namaycush isolate Seneca chromosome 37, SaNama_1.0, whole genome shotgun sequence sequence TCAGAATTTAACCCAGAAGAGTTATCAGATTCTGACACGGGGTCCAGCAGCACTGGGGAATCCAGTGGGTCTTCTTACACTCCTGTACGCACACGGAACGCCAAGACCCGGCCATTCCGGACTAAGCAGCCCCAGACCAAGTTGTCCCAAGTCATGCCTTATTATTGCATCTATTGTGCCAAAGGACCGTATCATAATATGGAATTTCATGTGAAGACCTGCAATATGAGGAAGGACTTTCAATGCTCTTTATGCCAAGCAGTCTTCCCTACTGAGATGGCCATGTTGGACCATCAGGTTCGGGCTCACTCTGAAGCCATATCGGGCCAAATGTACGCCTGTGAGTTCTGCCGTCAGGTCTTCCCCGATCTGGCCATCTACAAAAACCACAACTGTCCCAAAAAAGACACATCCCCCCCATATGTTCCTGATCCCACTACGTGTATCCATTGTGGAACAGGGCCATTCACTAATATGGATGTTCATTTGAGAAGCTGCAGTTGGAAAGGTCTTACATGCACTGAGTGCAGAGTACTCTTCCATAATAGGAAGGCCCTGCAGAACCATAATGTTTCAGTTCACGGACAGCTTTCCACTATGTGTGCTGTTTGCGGCAGAGGGCCATTCACTGATATGGACTTCCATTTGAGGAGCTGCTCTAGGGATTGGTCCTTCCAATGCTCTGAGTGCAAAGTCCAATTTCCTTCTGAGAAATCTCTGGTGGACCATAATCTTAAATATCACAGCGCCACATCAAAGACCTCTGACCAaggtgtctgtgtttattgcggCAGTGGACCATTCACTAGTCTGGACATCCACATGAGGACCTGCTCTAAGCAGAAGGGCTTAAAATGCTCTGTGTGCAAAGTTTTTTTTCCTACTGAATCGGTCCTGGCTGATCATATGGTTTGCTATCACAGCACCCCATACCATGTCCATAGAACCCCATACCAAGTCCAGAGCATCCCATACCAAGTCCAGAGCACGGACTCCGAGACCCCTGAAGGTACCTGTCCCCATTGTGGCAGAGGTCCATTCACTAGTCTGGATATCCACTTGAGGACCTGCTCTGGGAAGAAGGGCTTCAAATGCTTTGTTTGCAACGTTTTCTTTCCTACAGAGACAGCCCTGGCCGACCATAAGGTTCTCGTTCACAGTATCCCATCAGAGACCCCTGACAAAGGTACCTGTGACCATTGTGGCAAGGGGCCATTCACTAATCTGGACAACCACATGAAGACCTGCTCTAAGAGGAAGTGCATCCAATGTTCTGTGTGCAAGTTTTTCTTTTCTAGTGATGTCCTGGCCAACCATATGATTTCCTATCACAGTACCAAATCCCGAGTTCAGAGCCCAGTCACAGAGACGCCTGACAAAGGTGCCTGTGTCCGTTGCGGAAGAGGGCCCTTCACTAGTCTGGAACATCACATGAAGTACTGCAATAAACAGAAGGGCATCCAATGTGTTATGTGTAAAGCTTACTTTCTTACTGAGGGCAGTCTGGTGGACCATATTGTTTTGGCTCACGCTGACAAGCTGGTCACCCAAGCTGGTGGGTCCTCCGCTACGACTTTCTCCTTCGTACCCATGGCTATCTCTACCACCTCAGGCCAGCAGAGCCCCAGTAGCTCCACCCTGATGTGTTACAGTAGTGGCATCAAGGAGCTGAAACGACTGGCCCCAGTCCCCGTGGCTGATCAGGGCCCCAGTGCAGTTGGCCAGCTAACACCTGCTGGACAGTCTACTGTGTCTCTGCCTAGAGTAATGCTGTCTACCACCTCCTCTTCCCAGCCAGCTGTTCCTGTGGTGGCCACCTTGCTCTTTGACAACACTTGTGGTGGTCCAGGGAAAATGGCCAGGCTGGTCCCAGTGGCCTCACAGACTAACCCTCCCAAACCGCAGGTCACGGCACCCACGCAGACTAACACAGCAAAGACCCTTGGGCAGTTCTCTAACCTTCTGCAACAGACTGTCCATCAGGCAAAATCTGTCCAACAGCAGACACCCAGGCCCACTGCCCTAGCCATGGAGCCTATCAGATCCCCCACCACCCCATCCCCTAGACCTGTCTCTGCCTCGGCCCCGGGGAAAATCACCATGATCCACCTCTCACCTGTCCCTACCCCCCCCCTAGCTCAGTCTTCCCCCCTTACCCTTGCCTTTGCCCCAGCCCCTCTTAGCATCATGTGTATGTTTGTGAATAGAAGTAAGGAGCTGGCCCTGGAGAAACGCATGAAGATGAGCTGGCGCTCCAAGGGCACCTACACCTGCCGCCAGTGCGGCGCCGTCTCGCAGCAGCCCTCGCTCAGTGTGAAGCACCGCTACCTCCACCGGGGCTCCCGGCGGTACCGCTGCCACTGTGGTAGGTCGTTCCTGCGGCGGCTGCACCTCCTGCGCCACTACCTCCAGCACGCCCAGGCCACCCGCTACATATGCACTGCCTGCGGGGAGACCTTCGACGGAGCAAAGTGCCTCGCACAGCACATGGTTGGAGCTTCCAACACGACTAGATGTCCAGGTGACAGCATAACTTTGAAGCTGAGGAAAGAGTGCCAGATGCCCTTCTCCTGTCACTGTGGGCAGATGTTTTGTAGGCCTGCTGCTTTTCTCTGGCACAAACTGAAAAACACCCAAAGGACTTAACACTGAAATGGGCCCACAGCAGGGCCCAGTCTAGGCCCTATTCAAAGCAGTGGTTTTTCCATGGCTCACACAGGCAGGCAAGCCTATCATTTACTATGCTTAGGGGTAGAGGAGGACAATGCAGTTTGTGGACTTGTTTGACTTTTTTCACTGTGAATGAAAGATGATTCCTTATGAAATaatctatgtatgtatgtatgtatgtatgtattcgTTTAAAATGTGTTTTCACTTCCACTAAAACATTCTGATTTCACCAAAAGAGCAAAAATACAATCATATTAAAATGATATATTTTACTTGAGTTGTCTTTGTAAGAGGTCATAGGGTACATTAGGAAGACTAAAGCATTATCATTAATTCAGTTCCATGAGATGGCTATAATATTGTTAATATTATAAGTAGGTTATGATTTAGCTGGTAGAACAATACTCATTCAAATACTTCCACTCACCAATGGCTTTAAATTGTCAGGAAGACCAGAAAATGTATTTACAATGCATGGTTTTATCATGTGCAAAAGAAAAGCTGTAAACGCTTTCAGTTATCGTTTTTGCAGAATTTATCCTTTTGTAAGCCGATTTTACAATATTACCTGTACATGTGATCCTCatgttaaaaaaacaaaatatatatatttttaaattaaatatcttAACTCCAGTTAATGAAAATATAGAAGTCCAGTTTAAATACAACCATGGGAATAGTTGTCCTCACAAGGTGCTTGATTTAGTAATGCCCCAGATTACCAGCCTTACCATTGGGGCTGGAGAACGGGTACAATTTGTGGATTCACAAAGTGAATGACATAAATTATGCATATAAGACAATGCAGTGCCCCTGACCCATATTTCCCCATTCACACTTGAGTGCAACAGGTATTGAGAGCTGTGTTCTAAAAATGCACACTCATTTAAAGACTGGCCACTTTTAATCCTACCTGTGTACTAAGTATAATTTGGCTGTTACTAGTCCAAAAACAATCCATGTCACACAAGTATTGTTTGGTAAAAGATTTCAAAAGTTTTTAGACTGATGATGTATTACCCATAGGCTGCCACAGAGACCCAAGAATAGGACATCGtttgacattcattcatgtctaTGACTGGTGTGTGATTGTCATGCGTGTACATATCCTCTGGGGGGAGCTGTCACATTAGAATAACAGTGAGAAATGTCTCCATGTACTTtatgcaggttgacgtttattgtcgtGAGTCTTGCTCTAGAAGCAGAACTGAGcggtttccactagatgggccacttacaaagtcaaaattggctatattgtcaAAATTAATGAAAACACAAATTTGGTTTGGCATTatgtttagcagtgtggttaggtttcaaatcagattttatgactgtgGCTGTGCCAGATAGTGACCACTCtacagagctgcctccagtacatgagtcatcCCAATAAATATCAGCCTGCATACTTTATTAGGCTATGCTACTTGTCTCTTGATCGTTATGAGAACAGCTTAACTATGTAAACTGACTGCTTCCCCATACAATCATCCTTAAAACAACAATATATGTCGGGCCTTAACAGTCTAGATTAGTTCTTTATGCGAAAGAGTCTGTTAAATTCAGAGTCTACTTTGGTAACTCCACAGTACCGTAGGGAGTGTTTGAGTGGGCGAGCGGGCAGCCCTTGAGACATGGCAACTGACTAGCAGTTTATCCCTCTGACTGAGGCCGTGTGAAGAGAAATTGTTTTATTTCCTAATCTAACAAAATGGAGAGGATTATAACAGTTAGAGAACAGAGATGTGTATTTTAAAAGTGACCAGCAGCTCTCTCTAGTAATAAGGCAGTTGTCCCATACACTGGTGCCTCTGAGAATGTCACCTCTTTATACTTCCTGTTAGGAAAACCGTGTGGAATTACCGTTGTGTTTTACTTGTGGAAAAAGGTATGATTGAAAGATGCTTTGCGGGAGGCTGTCAATACTGAGTGGCATTCAAAGTTTCCCTCACATTTAAAAACGCTGTTTAAACCTCTTGTTCCATAGGAACCAGGCATTATGTTTAGGAGCCTCCAATGTAACTTGTAACACTAATAGCAGGAGTTAGGGGACATACTTTACAGAGCCATCAGAGGGTGAACCCATAGAGCCCCCCTCTGAGATGACAAGCTACAGAACCAGAGGCCATGTTACTGGAGTTCTTAATTGAGATTGTTAACGCAAAACCTTCTACATTAAACACATCTGATAAAAATACACCAGTCATCTATTTCAGAAAATGAAGTCCTTTTTCTTTTTTGTCTTTACAAGTACGAGTCGTTGTGCGTAGGGTCCATTCAGCCGCTGGGTCAGAACATGATGACCAGCCTTGGTCCTGGCAGTAGTCCAAGTGGTGCAGCAGGCCAAATGTTAAATGCAGCTTTGGGGGGAAGA is a genomic window containing:
- the LOC120031226 gene encoding uncharacterized protein LOC120031226 isoform X1 — encoded protein: MFEKPRTRSRTLNCDHDYAKPPLGSQYTVAMEMVPEDIVIQETVGAEVELLEDVNKGHKRSPPEIPRVSVPRPFSMPEDSSDDDCDLSGDSISAYGMELGGKCWECGMQFKSGQELIEHFESHRSKVSTSCNICRVTFSRTISLAMHLVNAHPNSVLHCSNCQLHFSNLWDLNKHIGIHLFTELLNTPLGDISNNVLNSSEETLKGQYTLPSALALKHEDNSNDCLNGSEETLKGQHTVPLVVALDHEDTLNDGLNGSEETLNAQCTPPSAVTLDHTYSMERNGRVTKTRHRLEESEEEEEDVKPDPSTLTPTLRIRVKLERGVEVDGAPLQWDEGISDGEGGEYSEHTESAGGTDNERLTESSGETDIDEEDIRLSEEEEEIKSKQEEDRKNDIHSEKEDEDAEMLIDEDVEPSSSEQESEFNPEELSDSDTGSSSTGESSGSSYTPVRTRNAKTRPFRTKQPQTKLSQVMPYYCIYCAKGPYHNMEFHVKTCNMRKDFQCSLCQAVFPTEMAMLDHQVRAHSEAISGQMYACEFCRQVFPDLAIYKNHNCPKKDTSPPYVPDPTTCIHCGTGPFTNMDVHLRSCSWKGLTCTECRVLFHNRKALQNHNVSVHGQLSTMCAVCGRGPFTDMDFHLRSCSRDWSFQCSECKVQFPSEKSLVDHNLKYHSATSKTSDQGVCVYCGSGPFTSLDIHMRTCSKQKGLKCSVCKVFFPTESVLADHMVCYHSTPYHVHRTPYQVQSIPYQVQSTDSETPEGTCPHCGRGPFTSLDIHLRTCSGKKGFKCFVCNVFFPTETALADHKVLVHSIPSETPDKGTCDHCGKGPFTNLDNHMKTCSKRKCIQCSVCKFFFSSDVLANHMISYHSTKSRVQSPVTETPDKGACVRCGRGPFTSLEHHMKYCNKQKGIQCVMCKAYFLTEGSLVDHIVLAHADKLVTQAGGSSATTFSFVPMAISTTSGQQSPSSSTLMCYSSGIKELKRLAPVPVADQGPSAVGQLTPAGQSTVSLPRVMLSTTSSSQPAVPVVATLLFDNTCGGPGKMARLVPVASQTNPPKPQVTAPTQTNTAKTLGQFSNLLQQTVHQAKSVQQQTPRPTALAMEPIRSPTTPSPRPVSASAPGKITMIHLSPVPTPPLAQSSPLTLAFAPAPLSIMCMFVNRSKELALEKRMKMSWRSKGTYTCRQCGAVSQQPSLSVKHRYLHRGSRRYRCHCGRSFLRRLHLLRHYLQHAQATRYICTACGETFDGAKCLAQHMVGASNTTRCPGDSITLKLRKECQMPFSCHCGQMFCRPAAFLWHKLKNTQRT
- the LOC120031226 gene encoding uncharacterized protein LOC120031226 isoform X2, whose translation is MEMVPEDIVIQETVGAEVELLEDVNKGHKRSPPEIPRVSVPRPFSMPEDSSDDDCDLSGDSISAYGMELGGKCWECGMQFKSGQELIEHFESHRSKVSTSCNICRVTFSRTISLAMHLVNAHPNSVLHCSNCQLHFSNLWDLNKHIGIHLFTELLNTPLGDISNNVLNSSEETLKGQYTLPSALALKHEDNSNDCLNGSEETLKGQHTVPLVVALDHEDTLNDGLNGSEETLNAQCTPPSAVTLDHTYSMERNGRVTKTRHRLEESEEEEEDVKPDPSTLTPTLRIRVKLERGVEVDGAPLQWDEGISDGEGGEYSEHTESAGGTDNERLTESSGETDIDEEDIRLSEEEEEIKSKQEEDRKNDIHSEKEDEDAEMLIDEDVEPSSSEQESEFNPEELSDSDTGSSSTGESSGSSYTPVRTRNAKTRPFRTKQPQTKLSQVMPYYCIYCAKGPYHNMEFHVKTCNMRKDFQCSLCQAVFPTEMAMLDHQVRAHSEAISGQMYACEFCRQVFPDLAIYKNHNCPKKDTSPPYVPDPTTCIHCGTGPFTNMDVHLRSCSWKGLTCTECRVLFHNRKALQNHNVSVHGQLSTMCAVCGRGPFTDMDFHLRSCSRDWSFQCSECKVQFPSEKSLVDHNLKYHSATSKTSDQGVCVYCGSGPFTSLDIHMRTCSKQKGLKCSVCKVFFPTESVLADHMVCYHSTPYHVHRTPYQVQSIPYQVQSTDSETPEGTCPHCGRGPFTSLDIHLRTCSGKKGFKCFVCNVFFPTETALADHKVLVHSIPSETPDKGTCDHCGKGPFTNLDNHMKTCSKRKCIQCSVCKFFFSSDVLANHMISYHSTKSRVQSPVTETPDKGACVRCGRGPFTSLEHHMKYCNKQKGIQCVMCKAYFLTEGSLVDHIVLAHADKLVTQAGGSSATTFSFVPMAISTTSGQQSPSSSTLMCYSSGIKELKRLAPVPVADQGPSAVGQLTPAGQSTVSLPRVMLSTTSSSQPAVPVVATLLFDNTCGGPGKMARLVPVASQTNPPKPQVTAPTQTNTAKTLGQFSNLLQQTVHQAKSVQQQTPRPTALAMEPIRSPTTPSPRPVSASAPGKITMIHLSPVPTPPLAQSSPLTLAFAPAPLSIMCMFVNRSKELALEKRMKMSWRSKGTYTCRQCGAVSQQPSLSVKHRYLHRGSRRYRCHCGRSFLRRLHLLRHYLQHAQATRYICTACGETFDGAKCLAQHMVGASNTTRCPGDSITLKLRKECQMPFSCHCGQMFCRPAAFLWHKLKNTQRT